A genomic region of Azoarcus sp. KH32C contains the following coding sequences:
- a CDS encoding RidA family protein encodes MSRTIISTPNAPAAIGTYSQAVKVGDTVYCSGQIGLDPATMQMVEGFEAQTVQVFENLKAVAEAAGGSLADAVKLTIYLTDLANFAKVNEVMARYFAEPFPARAAVGVKELPKGGVVEADAILVLG; translated from the coding sequence ATGAGCCGTACCATCATCTCCACCCCCAACGCTCCCGCCGCCATCGGCACCTACTCGCAGGCCGTGAAGGTCGGCGACACGGTGTATTGCTCGGGCCAGATCGGCCTCGACCCGGCCACGATGCAGATGGTCGAAGGTTTCGAAGCGCAGACGGTGCAGGTGTTCGAGAACCTCAAGGCGGTCGCCGAAGCGGCCGGCGGATCGCTCGCCGATGCGGTCAAGCTGACGATCTACCTGACCGATCTGGCGAACTTCGCCAAGGTGAACGAAGTGATGGCACGTTACTTCGCCGAGCCCTTCCCTGCCCGTGCCGCAGTCGGTGTCAAGGAATTGCCGAAGGGCGGCGTGGTCGAGGCCGACGCGATCCTCGTGCTTGGCTGA
- the fliW gene encoding flagellar assembly protein FliW, with the protein MKIESQLFGTVDVAEDKVIEFPAGLPGFEHCKRFAMVQEEGSQAQVFLLQSAEDPAVVFSITSPQTLGVNYEFSLSDDEVATLKLANPADALVMVIVRKEEGDANNPASAGLRANFMGPIVINVSARLGLQKVITKLGCDVTLRAEA; encoded by the coding sequence ATGAAGATCGAAAGTCAGCTGTTCGGTACCGTCGACGTCGCCGAAGACAAAGTCATCGAGTTCCCGGCCGGCCTGCCGGGCTTCGAGCATTGCAAGCGTTTTGCGATGGTCCAGGAGGAAGGCAGCCAGGCGCAGGTCTTTCTGCTGCAAAGCGCCGAAGACCCCGCAGTGGTGTTCTCCATCACCAGCCCGCAAACCCTCGGCGTCAATTACGAATTCAGCCTCAGCGACGACGAAGTCGCCACGCTGAAGCTCGCCAACCCGGCCGACGCGCTCGTGATGGTGATCGTGCGCAAGGAAGAGGGCGATGCGAACAATCCGGCCAGCGCCGGCCTGCGCGCGAACTTCATGGGTCCGATCGTGATCAATGTGTCGGCCCGCCTCGGCCTGCAGAAGGTCATCACCAAGCTAGGCTGCGACGTCACCCTGCGCGCCGAAGCCTGA